The segment AGATGTATCGCGCGAACTTCCTCGCGCGGGCCCGGCGGCCGCGCGAGCGTCACGCGCAGGCGCCGGTGCAGATCCTCGTGCCGGTGCGCGACCGCTACGTGACGCCGGAGATGTCGGCCGGCCTCGACCGCTGGCTCGGCGAGCACGTGCGCGAGGAGATCGCCGGCGCGCACTGGATCGTGTTGCGCGACCCCGACCTGATCGCGGCGCGGATCGACCGCTTCGCCGCCGCGCACGAGAAAAAGGCGGCGTCGCCGCTCAGCGGCCTGCAGGCAGGCGCCTGAACAGCGTCTCGTAGTCGATCACGAGGCCGTCGTCGTCGATGTCCATCTCGGCGGTGAAATCCCGGAAGATGCCTTCGTAGCGATAGCGCCGGCCCGGCTCGATGCACGCGTACGCCTGCTGGACCCGGGTCGCCTTCAGGTCGGGCGTCGACACGTAGACGACGTCGATCGGCTGCCGCTCGCCGCGCGCGAGCCCGAGGCGGCCGATCGGCAGCGAGTTCGTGTACGGCGTCGCCGCGATGTCGATGTCGATGCAGCCGTCCAGCTCGGGCAGCGCCCGCCCGGAGCCGTCGCGCCAGTGGCCTCGGCCGTCGCCGTGCAGCTCGAGCGTGCCGCCGCCCATCACCTTGAGCACCGCGTAGGTCGCGCGCCATTGCGCGTCGCAGACCACCCGGTACGCGAGCCCGTAGGACTTGCCGTACCGCTGGCCGACCACCGCGCTTTCCACGATGATCCCGCCGTCGCTGCGGTCGAACGCCAGATGTTCGATCCCGTCGCCTTCCAGCGACGTCCAACGCACTTCACGCATGTCGTCTCCTTGCCTGTTCTGATGCCGTTCCGAATCCGGATGCGCTGCATCCTCGCACAAATTCCGGGTATCCAGGATTCACTATTCCGGTGCATGCCGATCTGCCCTATCCTCGCGGCTCACCCTGCACCGCCGTCGTCATGCCATCCGTCCAGCCCGCCACGCCGTCGATCGACCTGCGCATCCTGCTGCGCAGCCTCGGGCAGATCGTGCTGCAGGCGAACGCGTTGACCGGCGCACTGCTGCTCGCCGCACTGGCGCTCACCGATACGCGGCTCGCATGCGCGGCGCTGCTCGGCGCGGCGGCGGCCAACATGGCCGCCGTGCTGACGGGCGCCGCGCGCCGCGACGTCGAACCGGGGCTATACGGCTTCAACGGCGCGCTCGCCGCGTTGGCCGCCGTCACGTTCGCGCAGCAGCCGCTCGCGGCCGTCGCGCTCGCGCCGCTCGCCGCAACCGGCGCGGCGCTCGTGCAGCGCGCGTTGCACCGGCCGCTCGAGAAATGGCGCCAGTGCCCGTATTCGAGCCCGTGCCTCGCTGTGACCGCGCTGTGGCTGCCGCTTGTCGCGACGCAACATGTGGGCGCGAGCGCCGCCGGCGTGCCGTTATCGCTCCCCGCGTTCGCATCGGCGCTGCTCACCGGCGTCGCGCAGACCACCTTCGCGCAAGGCGCATGGGCCGGCGTGCTGATCGTCGCCGGGCTGGCCGTCGCGTCGCGCCGCGCGGCCGCGTTCGCGCTCGGCGGCGCGGCGGTATCGTCCGCGCTGCTGATTGCGCTCGGCGCCGACGCCGCGACGTTCGCGGACGGTCTGCTAGGCTTCAATGGCGCGCTCGCCGCGCTTGCGCTGCTGCCGCGCGGCGCGCGCGCCGCGTTGGCGGCCGCGGTGCTCGCCGCGCTGCTGCAGGCGCTCGCGACGCGCGCGGGCGTCACCGTCCTCACCGCGCCGTTCGTGCTGGCGTCATGGCTCACGACCGCGGTCATGCGCCGCTTCACCCTGGGAGACGCCGATGTCGTCATTCGCTCACTGTCCTGACGCCGTCACGCCGGGCGGCCCGATCTCGGACGCCGAACGCCGGCTGCGCGTCGATCTCGCCGCCGCCTATCGGCTCGTCGCGCTGAACGGCTGGGACGACCTGATCTACACGCACCTGTCCGCGACCGTGCCGGGCGAGCCCGGCCGCTTCCTGATCAACCCGTTCGGGCTGACGTTCGACGAGGTATGCGCGTCGAACCTCGTGAAGATCGACCTCGCCGGCAACCGGATCGGCGACGGCGAGCACCCGGTCAACGTGACCGGCTTCGCACTGCACGCGGCCGTGCATGCGGCGCGGCACGACGCGGTGTGCGTGATGCACCTGCACAATACGGCCGGCATCGCGGTGTCGATCCAGCGCGACGGGCTGCTGCCCGCATCGCAGCATGCGTTGCGCTTTTACGGCGATCTCGCGTACCACGACTACGAGACGCTGGCGTTCTCGCCGGCCGAGGGCGCACGGCTGACCGCGAGCCTCGGCGCGAAATCCGCGATGCTGCTGCGCAACCACGGCACGCTGACGGTCGGCCGCACGGTCGCCGAAGCCTACGTGCTGATGGAGACGCTGATCAAGGCGTGCGACATCCAGGTGCGCGCGCAGGCGGGCGGCGGGCCGCTCGTGCTGCCCGAGCCGGCCGTCGCCGCGCGCACCGCCGAACAGCTGCGCGACGGCGGCGCGATCGAAGGCGAACTGGAATGGCCCGCGCTGCTGCGGCGCCTCGACCGCATCGATCCGTCGTATCGCGATTGAATTGTTCCGATCTTTCCGACCTTCCGACCTGACAGGAGACACCCATGCCGACATTCAACATCCAGCTGTTCGAAGGCCGCACCGTCGAGCAGAAGCGCAAGTTCGTCGAAGCGATCACGCGCGTCACCTGCGAGACGCTCGGCTGCGAGCCGGGCTCGGTCGACATCATCCTCACCGACGTGAAGAAGGAGAACTGGTCGACCGGCGGGAAGCTGTGGAGCGACGAAGGCTGAACGCGCCGCGACGGCCGCGCGGCGTCGCCTTTCCGCTGACGTAAGCACGTCTTACCGTTTCTCCGGCGCCGCCGTCCGTGTCTTCCCGATGATGTGCACCCGCACATGGCGCTGTCACGCATTCGGCGCATAATGGCCCACTGACGAAGCAGTCGATGGCCACCCGAGAGGAGAACGCGCCATGGAAGCGAAGAACGAAGAAGTCGTCGCACACCTGCTCTCCGATGTCGTCGAATTCGCGCGCGAGCGCCTGCCCGAGGCGACATTCCGGATCGTCGAACCCTTCCTCCGCCATTACTACGACTTCGTCGACGCCGACGACCTGCAAAGCCGCGGCATCGCCGACCTGTACGGCGCCGCGATGGCGCACTGGCAGACCGCGCAGAAATTCGTGCCCGGCAGCGAGCGGCTGCGCGTATACAACCCGATCCTCGAACAGCACGGCTGGCACTCCGACCACACTGTGATCGAGATCGTCAACGACGACATGCCGTTCCTCGTCGATTCCGTGTCGATGGCCGTCAACCGCCTCGGCCTCGCGCTGCACTCGGCGATGCACCCCGTGTTCCGCATCTGGCGCAGCAAGAACGGCAACATCGAGCGCGTCGACGTGGGCGGCCTCGCGACCGACGACGGCCACTCGCAGCTCGCGTCGTTCATTCATTTCGAAGTCGACCGGTGCGGCGACGCGGCGATGCTCAACACGCTGCGCAACGACATCGCGCGCGTGCTCGGCGACGTGCGCGCGTCGGTCGAGGACTGGCCGAAGATCGTCGACATCGCGCGCAACACGATCAAGGAGCTGAAGGCGCGCGAGACGAGCGCCG is part of the Burkholderia ubonensis subsp. mesacidophila genome and harbors:
- a CDS encoding class II aldolase/adducin family protein, with protein sequence MSSFAHCPDAVTPGGPISDAERRLRVDLAAAYRLVALNGWDDLIYTHLSATVPGEPGRFLINPFGLTFDEVCASNLVKIDLAGNRIGDGEHPVNVTGFALHAAVHAARHDAVCVMHLHNTAGIAVSIQRDGLLPASQHALRFYGDLAYHDYETLAFSPAEGARLTASLGAKSAMLLRNHGTLTVGRTVAEAYVLMETLIKACDIQVRAQAGGGPLVLPEPAVAARTAEQLRDGGAIEGELEWPALLRRLDRIDPSYRD
- a CDS encoding putative glycolipid-binding domain-containing protein, with product MREVRWTSLEGDGIEHLAFDRSDGGIIVESAVVGQRYGKSYGLAYRVVCDAQWRATYAVLKVMGGGTLELHGDGRGHWRDGSGRALPELDGCIDIDIAATPYTNSLPIGRLGLARGERQPIDVVYVSTPDLKATRVQQAYACIEPGRRYRYEGIFRDFTAEMDIDDDGLVIDYETLFRRLPAGR
- a CDS encoding 4-oxalocrotonate tautomerase; this translates as MPTFNIQLFEGRTVEQKRKFVEAITRVTCETLGCEPGSVDIILTDVKKENWSTGGKLWSDEG
- a CDS encoding urea transporter, with translation MPSVQPATPSIDLRILLRSLGQIVLQANALTGALLLAALALTDTRLACAALLGAAAANMAAVLTGAARRDVEPGLYGFNGALAALAAVTFAQQPLAAVALAPLAATGAALVQRALHRPLEKWRQCPYSSPCLAVTALWLPLVATQHVGASAAGVPLSLPAFASALLTGVAQTTFAQGAWAGVLIVAGLAVASRRAAAFALGGAAVSSALLIALGADAATFADGLLGFNGALAALALLPRGARAALAAAVLAALLQALATRAGVTVLTAPFVLASWLTTAVMRRFTLGDADVVIRSLS